The following proteins come from a genomic window of Manduca sexta isolate Smith_Timp_Sample1 chromosome 2, JHU_Msex_v1.0, whole genome shotgun sequence:
- the LOC115448590 gene encoding zinc finger protein Xfin isoform X1: MQNEVEVTLPALKYLTGETEHVCRLCFASTEGAVISLEDTTRFQRPYIDETLTFSDMLQELGVTSELELPQELCSNCASMTMNSYLFRKLCQHSNDRWNDVLNKFNKTLDQSNTVGPNVQTVYLMVHKNENFMFTSKKSHTLKSKKTVLAKIKDILKSRETYVKVRQKSSNIICEECGERFKSNCHLVKHMRVHSDTRYPCPQCTKVFASQLQLEEHAERVHYPKRIQCPKCSKMFSTNRMLKHHDKLHHIAAICKLCFVQFPSKKDLRAHLDKHDVNKCARCNKSFVNKHTYKYHLKICGKSDERQPSFFCDICNKGYARKNGLRSHLKIDHGFGNVLSCNWCGKKFDAISRLRNHIVKHTKERNYHCEHCGNKFVTQAALVYHIRLHTGERPFPCDLCGESFLSASRRMEHKRRKHFGPTKECPVCHVKFVTGHQLRKHVQRHYNPQSKLFVPEANVNPNVEGQEYSKITDLLAL, encoded by the exons atgCAAAACGAAGTGGAAGTAACATTACCTGCGTTAAAATACTTAACGGGCGAAACAGAGCACGTTTGTAGGTTATGTTTTGCTTCGACTGAAGGAGCAGTGATATCTTTAGAAGACACTACGAGGTTCCAAAGGCCGTATATTGATGAAACTTTGACTTTTTCCGACATGCTACAAGAATTAGGG GTAACATCAGAACTTGAGTTACCTCAAGAGCTGTGCTCAAATTGTGCCTCAATGACAATGAACTCATATTTATTTCGTAAACTTTGCCAACATTCAAATGACAGATGGAACGAtgtattaaataagtttaacaAAACATTAGACCAATCTAACACAGTTGGACCAAATGTACAAACAGTGTATTTGATGGTTCataaaaacgaaaattttatgtttacaagtaAGAAGAGTCACACATTGAAAAGCAAAAAGACTGTGCttgcaaaaataaaagatatactcAAAAGTAGAGAAACTTATGTAAAAGTGCGGCAGAAAAGTTCGAACATTATATGTGAGGAATGTGGGGAGAGGTTCAAGTCCAACTGCCACCTTGTGAAACACATGCGGGTGCACAGTGACACACGTTATCCCTGCCCGCAATGTACTAAAGTGTTCGCATCACAACTCCAACTGGAAGAACATGCTGAGAGAGTGCACTATCCAAAGCGAATACAATGTCCCAAGTGTTCAAAAATGTTCAGCACTAACAGAATGCTCAAGCACCATGACAAGTTGCATCACATTGCAGCTATATGCAAACTTTGTTTTGTTCAGTTCCCATCCAAGAAGGATCTGAGAGCTCACCTAGACAAACATGACGTAAACAAGTGTGCTCGCTGCAACAAATCATTtgttaataaacatacatataaatatcacTTGAAAATATGTGGCAAAAGTGATGAACGACAACCTAGTTTCTTTTGTGACATATGTAATAAAGGATATGCTAGGAAGAATGGTTTACGATCACATTTAAAAATTGATCATGGTTTTGGTAATGTTCTATCTTGTAACTGGTGTGGTAAAAAATTTGATGCAATTAGTAGACTAAGAAATCACATTGTGAAACATACCAAAGAGAGGAATTATCACTGTGAGCATTGTGGCAATAAATTTGTAACACAGGCGGCTTTAGTCTATCACATACGACTGCATACTGGCGAGAGGCCCTTTCCCTGTGACTTATGTGGAGAGAGCTTCCTCTCAGCATCAAGAAGGATGGAGCATAAAAGGCGGAAACATTTTGGTCCCACTAAAGAATGTCCAGTTTGCCATGTTAAGTTTGTTACTGGACATCAGCTCAGGAAACATGTGCAAAGACATTATAATCCTCAGAGCAAGTTGTTTGTGCCAGAAGCTAATGTCAACCCAAATGTAGAAGGACAAGAATACTCCAAAATCACAGATTTATTGGCATTGTAG
- the LOC115448581 gene encoding LOW QUALITY PROTEIN: uncharacterized protein LOC115448581 (The sequence of the model RefSeq protein was modified relative to this genomic sequence to represent the inferred CDS: inserted 1 base in 1 codon), with protein sequence MSPFTPILLTGENLGHRHRHLNSLVTKAMQQGVSIQQIQDLPEQTPVDRLFKIDLASKLRNVDYILQNIKDEDMLYVSRALKAKWLLEQQHQSIIHPKYLEENLYPYMVTTAVSKFKNWLYLHLRDPQRCEDFYKYYSESKFNYAIKFLGRCHVKFIISEAPNILEKLSPHHFKILCEKCPQVAKIYFDNILDNDELKEKFLIQQKKIYNSLKVVLKLDADIFFEITEKYFDNRYNRSLTKHIMAHHRERFEKKPELYAGMLLNTRTLAEYLSSEDCKELVLTLARASYLNRRIDYKYVEPLIKKIPLNERATFKKLVFEKKAAGELVNSWPYEIPSLPKRKYNHHIFEDYVKCYSDSYLMCSDEFDKLGEMRQCIRLCSASRDLCFRVRTYLDKLFDKYRLTSFERTLFELRKKIKEESSPQNRQYILLVLVSKSGGLPELVASLLQLLQQHLNEPTNVRAAVVRSLVKRAAVWRLPRHSWETLLEFARGLGLDGSESEADCREGLHAVVIRSLLGTGTCEPAIREAFLKDFSNLDEYATNNEERKIIKQKLPELLLAAANAQSSSVRQAELLTSLLDMLQQYKVDIGSSALIPAVAVLAKRDSPAAEGLLRRLFEAKIARRTLFREFFPLIQTDASYLNALRHDTSVLNVSTFIDLVERAEIHPEQFLRKMAIYFAESSGMMERYLTEMRQRVLNNKFVGKSIARPLCILQGACLGYLGSLDLKNKSLTRFAAAIRANMHAGRPKLDMNSMALSAAGAKAVANKVLVCPIVDVDNYVLELLTWKRTVRVALVLVERTRKEAHIFITAATLRPTATLKAALKYLHGRPDFDPRVFEVFKQLINKFDLCTETRIYLRSYMIRKVNVPLTIKSDYYAILYKALRKEQHHEAMIILSNIEKLLHYTKEDFLEELLLDFLQEFNPNKCKQKKYKLCSSIYIRVLVKFLLLCKSEKTQTKRFNYFGEPFLKCLDLSLNNSQAFMDIFREILSTLQYNKVFFDNTYISPLPVLENIVRWMRQYLPVELHFVTYVRIYLTMLYFKSIRLSIQTEPGILNNEKREXTEGIQVVGNIFGRKIAQEIKELTESYFESVVELYCMGMTDYFSEYFIYDVTKFKFLKAVIQGILEGSTGGEARAALYLIEKLQHNFDRNDYKELIEAVNNFENETFKYFLFATQVTH encoded by the exons ATGTCACCCTTCACACCAATCCTTTTGACCGGAGAGAATTTGGGACACCGGCATCGCCACCTCAACTCTCTAGTCACTAAAGCAATGCAACAAGGAGTTTCAATCCAACAGATACAAGATCTACCAGAACAAACTCCTGTAGATAGACTCTTCAAGATAGACCTAGCCTCGAAATTAAGAAATGTTGACTACATTCTGCAAAACATCAAGGACGAAGACATGTTGTACGTCAGCAGGGCGTTGAAAGCCAAGTGGCTCTTGGAACAACAACACCAGAGCATCATTCATCCCAAGTATTTGGAAGAAAACCTATATCCATACATGGTCACTACAGCTGTGAGTAAATTTAAGAACTGGCTGTATCTACATTTAAGAGATCCGCAAAGATgtgaagatttttataaatattactcagAAAGCAAATTCAATTACGCGATAAAATTTCTAGGCCGCTGCCACGTCAAGTTTATAATATCAGAAGCGCCAAATATTTTAGAGAAACTCTCGCCTCACCACTTCAAAATTTTATGTGAGAAGTGTCCGCAAGTGGCGAAGATATATTTCGATAATATACTCGATAACGATGAACTAAAAGAAAAATTCTTGattcagcaaaaaaaaatctacaacagTTTAAAAGTGGTGTTAAAGTTGGACGCTGACATATTTTTCGaaatcacagaaaaatatttcgataataGGTACAATCGCTCTCTAACGAAACACATAATGGCTCACCACAGGGAAAGATTCGAGAAAAAGCCAGAGCTGTACGCAGGCATGTTGTTAAACACGCGAACTCTAGCGGAGTATTTGAGCTCCGAGGATTGCAAGGAGCTCGTTTTAACGCTGGCTCGTGCATCGTATCTCAACCGCCGAATAGACTACAAGTACGTGGAACCACTCATTAAAAAAATCCCGTTGAATGAAAGAGCAACTTTCAAAAAACTTGTGTTTGAGAAAAAAGCTGCAGGTGAACTGGTCAATTCCTGGCCCTATGAAATACCGTCATTACCGAAGAGAAAATATAATCACCATATATTTGAAGACTATGTCAAGTGTTACAGTGATTCATACTTAATGTGTTCAGATGAATTTGATAAGTTAGGTGAAATGCGTCAATGTATCCGTCTATGCTCAGCAAGCCGAGATTTATGTTTTCGTGTGCGAACATACCTCGATAAACTTTTTGATAAATATCGCCTTACGAGTTTTGAACGTACATTATTTGAACTACGcaagaaaataaaagaagagAGTTCGCCACAGAACCGGCAGTACATTTTGCTGGTACTTGTGAGCAAGAGTGGAGGACTGCCGGAACTAGTTGCGTCACTTTTGCAGTTGTTGCAGCAGCATTTGAATGAGCCAACAAATGTGAGAGCCGCGGTGGTGAGGAGCCTGGTAAAACGCGCCGCTGTGTGGCGTCTGCCCCGACACTCCTGGGAAACGTTGTTAGAGTTCGCGAGGGGGCTCGGATTAGATGGCAGCGAGTCGGAAGCGGACTGTCGCGAAGGTCTACACGCAGTTGTCATAAGAAGTTTACTGGGGACTGGTACGTGTGAACCCGCAATACGAGAAGCTTTCTTAAAGGACTTTTCAAATCTCGACGAGTATGCCACCAATAATGAagaacgtaaaataataaaacaaaagttaccGGAGTTATTACTGGCCGCGGCTAACGCGCAGTCAAGTTCAGTAAGACAGGCGGAGCTACTGACGTCACTTCTGGACATGCTTCAACAGTATAAAGTAGACATCGGAAGTTCTGCTCTGATACCGGCCGTGGCAGTTTTAGCAAAGCGCGACTCTCCTGCTGCAGAGGGCCTTCTTCGACGTTTATTCGAAGCCAAAATCGCTCGCCGAACGTTGTTCCGAGAATTCTTCCCTTTAATACAAACGGATGCTTCCTACTTAAATGCTTTACGACATGACACTTCAGTGCTTAATGTATCAACGTTCATTGATTTAGTTGAAAGAGCTGAAATTCATCCGGAACAGTTCTTACGCAAGATGGCTATATATTTTGCAGAAAGCTCCGGTATGATGGAGCGTTATCTAACTGAAATGAGACAACGTGTCCTCAATAATAAATTTGTCGGAAAGTCAATAGCACGACCACTGTGCATACTGCAGGGCGCGTGTCTCGGCTACCTGGGGTCACTGGATCTTAAAAATAAGTCTCTAACACGCTTCGCGGCCGCGATCCGAGCTAACATGCATGCAGGAAGACCGAAACTAGACATGAACAGTATGGCTTTATCAGCCGCAGGAGCTAAAGCTGTTGCTAATAAAGTGCTTGTGTGTCCAATTGTAGATGTCGATAACTACGTCCTCGAACTGTTGACATGGAAGCGAACAGTCCGAGTGGCTCTGGTACTAGTGGAGAGAACAAGAAAAGAAGCACATATATTTATCACAGCTGCCACTTTAAGGCCTACTGCTACTCTCAAGGCTGCTCTGAAATATCTCCATGGTCGACCCGATTTCGATCCACGTGTGTTCGAAGTTTTCAAGCAGTTAATTAACAAATTTGACCTGTGTACGGAGACACGCATCTATTTACGTAGCTATATGATTAGAAAGGTTAACGTGCCCTTAACGATCAAATCAGACTATTATGCGATACTCTATAAGGCTTTGAGAAAAGAACAACATCACGAAGCAATGATCATTTTAAGCAATATAGAAAAATTACTTCATTATACAAAGGAGGATTTCCTTGAAGAATTGTTGTTAGATTTTCTACAAGAATTTAACCCCAATAAAtgcaagcaaaaaaaatataagctatGTTCTAGCATATACATAAGAGTGTTAGTTAAATTCTTGTTACTTTGTAAATCGGAAAAGACACAAACGAAACGGTTCAATTACTTCGGAGaaccttttttaaaatgtttagatCTATCTCTCAATAACTCTCAGGCTTTCATGGACATATTTCGAGAGATCCTGTCAACTTTGcaatacaataaagtgttttttgACAACACTTACATCTCACCCCTGCCTGTCTTAGAAAACATTGTCAGGTGGATGCGACAATATTTACCAGTCGAATTACATTTCGTAACCTATGTACGTATTTATCTGACCATgttgtattttaaatctattagaCTGAGCATACAAACAGAGCCAGGTATACTTAATAACGAAAAGAGAG TAACCGAAGGCATACAGGTGGTAGGTAATATTTTTGGTAGAAAAATAGCACAAGAAATAAAAGAGTTGACGGAAAGTTATTTTGAATCCGTTGTGGAGTTGTATTGTATGGGCATGACAGATTATTTTTcagagtattttatttatgatgtaactaaatttaagtttttaaaggCCGTCATACAAGGTATCCTGGAAGGTAGTACAGGAGGAGAAGCTAGAGCTGCGTTGTATCTAATAGAAAAGCTACAACATAACTTCGATCGTAATGATTATAAGGAATTAATTGAAGCcgtgaataattttgaaaatgaaacatttaaatatttcttatttgcGACCCAAGTCACCCATTGA
- the LOC115448590 gene encoding zinc finger protein 1 homolog isoform X2 has translation MTMNSYLFRKLCQHSNDRWNDVLNKFNKTLDQSNTVGPNVQTVYLMVHKNENFMFTSKKSHTLKSKKTVLAKIKDILKSRETYVKVRQKSSNIICEECGERFKSNCHLVKHMRVHSDTRYPCPQCTKVFASQLQLEEHAERVHYPKRIQCPKCSKMFSTNRMLKHHDKLHHIAAICKLCFVQFPSKKDLRAHLDKHDVNKCARCNKSFVNKHTYKYHLKICGKSDERQPSFFCDICNKGYARKNGLRSHLKIDHGFGNVLSCNWCGKKFDAISRLRNHIVKHTKERNYHCEHCGNKFVTQAALVYHIRLHTGERPFPCDLCGESFLSASRRMEHKRRKHFGPTKECPVCHVKFVTGHQLRKHVQRHYNPQSKLFVPEANVNPNVEGQEYSKITDLLAL, from the coding sequence ATGACAATGAACTCATATTTATTTCGTAAACTTTGCCAACATTCAAATGACAGATGGAACGAtgtattaaataagtttaacaAAACATTAGACCAATCTAACACAGTTGGACCAAATGTACAAACAGTGTATTTGATGGTTCataaaaacgaaaattttatgtttacaagtaAGAAGAGTCACACATTGAAAAGCAAAAAGACTGTGCttgcaaaaataaaagatatactcAAAAGTAGAGAAACTTATGTAAAAGTGCGGCAGAAAAGTTCGAACATTATATGTGAGGAATGTGGGGAGAGGTTCAAGTCCAACTGCCACCTTGTGAAACACATGCGGGTGCACAGTGACACACGTTATCCCTGCCCGCAATGTACTAAAGTGTTCGCATCACAACTCCAACTGGAAGAACATGCTGAGAGAGTGCACTATCCAAAGCGAATACAATGTCCCAAGTGTTCAAAAATGTTCAGCACTAACAGAATGCTCAAGCACCATGACAAGTTGCATCACATTGCAGCTATATGCAAACTTTGTTTTGTTCAGTTCCCATCCAAGAAGGATCTGAGAGCTCACCTAGACAAACATGACGTAAACAAGTGTGCTCGCTGCAACAAATCATTtgttaataaacatacatataaatatcacTTGAAAATATGTGGCAAAAGTGATGAACGACAACCTAGTTTCTTTTGTGACATATGTAATAAAGGATATGCTAGGAAGAATGGTTTACGATCACATTTAAAAATTGATCATGGTTTTGGTAATGTTCTATCTTGTAACTGGTGTGGTAAAAAATTTGATGCAATTAGTAGACTAAGAAATCACATTGTGAAACATACCAAAGAGAGGAATTATCACTGTGAGCATTGTGGCAATAAATTTGTAACACAGGCGGCTTTAGTCTATCACATACGACTGCATACTGGCGAGAGGCCCTTTCCCTGTGACTTATGTGGAGAGAGCTTCCTCTCAGCATCAAGAAGGATGGAGCATAAAAGGCGGAAACATTTTGGTCCCACTAAAGAATGTCCAGTTTGCCATGTTAAGTTTGTTACTGGACATCAGCTCAGGAAACATGTGCAAAGACATTATAATCCTCAGAGCAAGTTGTTTGTGCCAGAAGCTAATGTCAACCCAAATGTAGAAGGACAAGAATACTCCAAAATCACAGATTTATTGGCATTGTAG